From Nomascus leucogenys isolate Asia chromosome 15, Asia_NLE_v1, whole genome shotgun sequence, a single genomic window includes:
- the LOC100602118 gene encoding olfactory receptor 2AG1 produces the protein MELWNSTLGSSFILVGILNDSGSPELLCATITVLYMLALTSNGLLLLTITIEAQLHVPMYLLLGQLSLMDLLFTSVVTPKALADFLRRENTISFGGCALQMLLALTMGGAEDLLLAFMAYDRYVAICHPLKYMTLMSPRVCWLMVATSWILASLSALIYTVYTMHYPFCRAQEIRHLLCEIPPLLKLACADTSRYELMVYMMGVTFLIPSFAAILASYTQILLTVLHMPSNEGRKKALVTCSSHLTVVGMFYGAATFMYVLPSSFHSTRQDNIISVFYTIVTPALNPSSTA, from the coding sequence ATGGAGCTCTGGAACTCCACCTTGGGAAGCAGCTTCATCTTGGTGGGGATTCTGAATGACAGTGGGTCTCCTGAACTGCTCTGTGCTACAATTACAGTCCTATACATGTTGGCCCTGACCAGCAATGGTCTGCTGCTCCTGACCATCACCATAGAAGCCCAGCTCCACGTGCCGATGTACCTCCTGCTTGGGCAGCTCTCTCTCATGGACCTCCTGTTCACATCTGTTGTCACTCCCAAGGCCCTTGCGGACTTTCTGCGCAGAGAAAACACCATCTCCTTTGGAGGCTGTGCCCTTCAGATGCTCCTGGCACTGACAATGGGTGGCGCTGAGGACCTCCTACTGGCCTTCATGGCCTATGACAGGTATGTGGCCATTTGTCATCCTCTGAAATACATGACCCTTATGAGCCCAAGAGTCTGCTGGCTCATGGTGGCCACGTCCTGGATCCTGGCATCCCTAAGTGCCCTAATATATACCGTGTACACCATGCACTATCCCTTCTGCAGGGCCCAGGAGATCAGGCATCTTCTCTGTGAGATCCCACCCTTGCTGAAGTTGGCTTGTGCTGATACCTCCAGATATGAGCTCATGGTATATATGATGGGTGTGACCTTCCTGATTCCCTCTTTTGCTGCTATACTGGCCTCCTATACACAAATTCTACTCACTGTACTCCATATGCCATCaaatgagggaaggaagaaagcccTTGTCACCTGCTCTTCCCACCTGACTGTGGTTGGGATGTTCTATGGAGCTGCCACATTCATGTATGTCTTGCCTAGTTCCTTCCACAGCACCAGACAAGACAACATCATCTCTGTTTTCTACACAATTGTCACTCCAGCCCTGAACCCCTCATCTACAGCCTGA